The Streptomyces camelliae genome window below encodes:
- a CDS encoding UDP-glucose dehydrogenase family protein, which yields MSLKITVIGTGYLGATHAAAMAELGFEVLGLDVVPEKIAMLERGETPMYEPGLEELLRKHVAGFEGATGRLRFTTDWAEIGDFGDVHFVCVNTPQKHGEYACDMSYVDSAIASLAPHLHRPALVVGKSTVPVGSAERLAAYLAENAPAGAEAELAWNPEFLREGFAVEDTLHPDRIVVGVRGERAEKLLREVYATPVGEGTPFVVTDFPTAELVKTAANSFLATKISFINAMAEVCEAAGGDVVQLAEAIGYDDRIGRKFLRAGIGFGGGCLPKDIRAFMARAGELGADQALTFLREIDSINMRRRGQMVEMAREALGGGSFLGKRVAVLGATFKPDSDDVRDSPALNVAGQIHLQGGQVTVYDPKGMDNARKVFPTLGYARSALEAVRGADAVLHLTEWREFRELDPVALGKVASTRLVLDGRNALDPELWRRAGWTYRAMGRPTA from the coding sequence ATGAGCCTGAAGATCACCGTGATCGGCACCGGCTACCTCGGCGCCACGCACGCCGCGGCCATGGCCGAACTCGGCTTCGAGGTGCTCGGGCTCGACGTCGTCCCCGAGAAGATCGCCATGCTGGAGCGCGGCGAGACCCCGATGTACGAGCCGGGGCTGGAAGAGCTGCTGCGCAAGCATGTCGCGGGGTTCGAGGGGGCGACCGGGCGGCTGCGGTTCACCACGGACTGGGCCGAGATCGGGGACTTCGGTGACGTCCACTTCGTGTGCGTCAACACGCCGCAGAAGCACGGCGAGTACGCCTGCGACATGTCGTACGTCGACTCCGCCATCGCCTCTCTCGCCCCGCATCTGCACCGTCCGGCCCTGGTCGTCGGCAAGTCGACCGTGCCCGTCGGCTCGGCCGAGCGGCTGGCCGCTTACCTGGCCGAGAACGCCCCGGCGGGCGCGGAGGCGGAGCTGGCCTGGAATCCGGAGTTCCTGCGCGAGGGCTTCGCCGTCGAGGACACCCTGCACCCGGACCGGATCGTGGTGGGCGTGCGCGGCGAGCGCGCCGAGAAGCTGCTGCGCGAGGTGTACGCGACCCCGGTCGGCGAGGGCACGCCGTTCGTCGTGACCGACTTCCCGACCGCGGAGCTGGTGAAGACGGCGGCGAACTCCTTCCTCGCGACCAAGATCTCCTTCATCAACGCGATGGCCGAGGTGTGCGAGGCCGCCGGCGGTGACGTGGTGCAGCTCGCCGAGGCCATCGGGTACGACGACCGGATCGGGCGGAAGTTCCTGCGCGCCGGGATCGGCTTCGGCGGCGGGTGTCTGCCCAAGGACATCCGGGCGTTCATGGCCCGCGCCGGTGAGCTGGGCGCCGACCAGGCGCTGACCTTCCTGCGCGAGATCGACTCCATCAACATGCGCCGGCGCGGTCAGATGGTCGAGATGGCCCGGGAGGCGCTGGGCGGCGGTTCCTTCCTCGGCAAGCGGGTCGCGGTGCTCGGCGCCACCTTCAAGCCCGACTCGGACGACGTCCGTGACTCGCCCGCGCTGAACGTGGCCGGCCAGATCCACCTCCAGGGCGGCCAGGTGACCGTGTACGACCCGAAGGGCATGGACAACGCCCGCAAGGTCTTCCCGACCCTCGGCTACGCCCGCTCGGCGCTGGAGGCCGTGCGAGGCGCCGACGCCGTGCTGCATCTGACCGAGTGGCGCGAGTTCCGCGAGCTGGACCCGGTGGCGCTCGGCAAGGTCGCGTCGACCCGGCTGGTCCTGGACGGCCGCAACGCCCTCGACCCGGAGCTGTGGCGCCGCGCGGGCTGGACGTACCGCGCGATGGGCCGGCCGACCGCGTAG
- a CDS encoding glycosyltransferase family 2 protein has product MNAKPDVRLPAVSVIMPVLNEERHLRGAVQAILAQEYAGEMEVVIALGPSTDRTDEIAAELVNETASNESKRVHTVPNPTGRTPAALNAAIKASRHPIVVRVDGHGMLSPNYIATAVRLLEETGAQNVGGIMHAEGENAWEHAVAAAMTSKIGVGNAAFHTGGEAGPAETVYLGVFRREALEQQGGYNEEFIRAQDWELNFRIREAGGLIWFSPELKVSYRPRPSVKALAKQYKDYGRWRHVVARYHSGSINLRYLAPPAAVCAIAAGIVVGALVSPVGFVIPVGYLAAIAAGSVPAGKGLPLTARLQIPVALATMHMSWGWGFLTSPKALAKKVIASRRPAVLSSH; this is encoded by the coding sequence ATGAACGCCAAGCCCGACGTGCGACTCCCCGCTGTTTCCGTGATCATGCCCGTCCTCAACGAGGAGCGGCATCTGCGCGGAGCCGTCCAAGCGATCCTCGCGCAGGAGTACGCCGGCGAGATGGAGGTCGTGATCGCCCTCGGTCCGTCCACGGACCGCACGGACGAGATCGCCGCCGAGCTGGTGAACGAAACTGCGTCCAACGAAAGCAAGCGCGTCCACACCGTCCCGAACCCCACCGGCCGCACGCCCGCGGCGCTGAACGCGGCGATCAAGGCCTCCCGGCACCCGATCGTGGTCCGCGTCGACGGCCACGGCATGCTCTCGCCGAACTACATCGCCACCGCCGTCCGCCTCCTGGAGGAGACCGGCGCGCAGAACGTCGGCGGCATCATGCACGCCGAGGGCGAGAACGCCTGGGAGCACGCGGTCGCGGCCGCCATGACCTCGAAGATCGGGGTCGGCAACGCCGCCTTCCACACGGGAGGGGAAGCCGGACCCGCCGAGACCGTCTATCTCGGTGTCTTCCGGCGCGAGGCGCTGGAGCAGCAGGGCGGCTACAACGAGGAGTTCATCCGCGCCCAGGACTGGGAGCTGAACTTCCGCATCCGCGAGGCGGGCGGGCTGATCTGGTTCTCGCCCGAGCTGAAGGTGTCGTACCGGCCCCGGCCGAGTGTGAAGGCGCTGGCCAAGCAGTACAAGGACTACGGCCGCTGGCGGCACGTCGTCGCCCGCTACCACTCCGGCTCCATCAACCTGCGCTACCTCGCCCCGCCGGCCGCGGTGTGCGCGATAGCGGCCGGGATCGTCGTCGGCGCTCTGGTGAGCCCCGTGGGCTTCGTGATCCCCGTCGGCTACCTCGCGGCGATCGCCGCCGGCTCCGTCCCGGCGGGCAAGGGCCTGCCGCTGACGGCCCGGCTGCAGATCCCGGTGGCCCTCGCCACCATGCACATGTCGTGGGGCTGGGGCTTTCTGACCAGCCCGAAGGCGCTGGCGAAGAAGGTCATCGCCTCCCGGCGGCCCGCGGTGCTCAGCTCGCACTGA
- a CDS encoding LCP family protein, with product MSLTPRSSEAAEGSGRHGGGRRGGGVQTDRPRRRRRALRWSATVLAVVILGTAGAGYLYYEHLNGNIRKGARSSGDGKAQKTAPNAAGQTPLNILLIGSDSRNSAENLKLGGSKSSVGGPPNADVQMLIHLSADRKSAAMVSIPRDTRVDIPPCKDPDTGKSYPATNDIINTTLGRGGAGCTLSTWENLTGVYIDHWMTIDFSGVVRMADAIGGVDVCVKQNVWDHPTPAQPGGSWLKMTAGTHKVKGEQALQWLRTRHAWGSDPLRARAQHMYLNSMMRTLRQQNIFTDTGRLMNLAEAATKSLKVSEEIGTVKKLYDLGMEMKSVPSDRITSVTMPNLPDPQDPRNHVVPDAANSAKLWQMLRDDVPLDKNGGTSDSGTKQVSAKPAPAKTPSTEPGRLGVLVQNGTQTSTEAAVQHRASAISDVLVQAGYARAAADTSGAQSVDKTVVQYPSADLQGDAEAVAKALGIPTSSVKQSTDVSGVTVVVGADWRTGTSYPKESKPKAGDIPDGTDAVNGADTSKCMDVYGPYRW from the coding sequence ATGTCGCTCACGCCGCGGTCCTCGGAAGCGGCGGAGGGCTCCGGCCGGCATGGCGGAGGACGACGCGGAGGCGGCGTGCAGACCGACCGGCCGCGGCGCAGACGGCGCGCTCTGCGCTGGTCGGCGACAGTGCTCGCGGTGGTCATACTCGGTACGGCCGGCGCCGGTTATCTGTACTACGAGCACCTCAACGGCAACATCCGCAAGGGCGCGCGCAGCAGCGGCGACGGCAAGGCGCAGAAGACCGCGCCGAACGCCGCCGGGCAGACGCCGCTGAACATCCTGCTGATCGGCTCGGACAGCCGTAACTCGGCCGAGAACCTGAAGCTCGGCGGCAGCAAGTCCAGCGTCGGCGGCCCCCCGAACGCGGACGTGCAGATGCTCATCCACCTCTCCGCGGACCGCAAGAGCGCCGCCATGGTGAGCATCCCCCGGGACACCCGTGTCGACATCCCCCCGTGCAAGGACCCCGACACCGGCAAGTCGTACCCGGCGACGAACGACATCATCAACACCACCCTGGGCCGGGGCGGGGCCGGCTGCACGCTGTCCACCTGGGAGAACCTCACCGGGGTCTACATCGACCACTGGATGACGATCGACTTCTCGGGTGTGGTGCGGATGGCGGACGCCATCGGCGGGGTCGACGTCTGTGTGAAGCAGAACGTGTGGGACCACCCCACCCCGGCCCAGCCCGGCGGCTCCTGGCTGAAGATGACGGCCGGCACGCACAAGGTCAAGGGCGAGCAGGCACTGCAGTGGCTGCGCACCCGGCACGCCTGGGGCAGCGACCCCCTGCGGGCCCGCGCCCAGCACATGTACCTGAACTCGATGATGCGCACGCTGCGGCAGCAGAACATCTTCACCGACACCGGGCGCCTGATGAACCTGGCCGAGGCGGCCACCAAGTCCCTGAAGGTGTCCGAGGAGATCGGCACCGTCAAGAAGCTGTACGACCTGGGCATGGAGATGAAGTCGGTGCCGTCCGACCGCATCACGTCGGTGACGATGCCCAACCTGCCGGATCCGCAGGACCCCCGCAACCACGTGGTGCCGGACGCCGCGAACTCCGCCAAGCTGTGGCAGATGCTCCGCGACGACGTGCCGCTGGACAAGAACGGCGGCACGAGCGACTCCGGTACGAAGCAGGTCTCGGCCAAGCCCGCCCCGGCCAAGACGCCCTCGACGGAGCCGGGCCGGCTCGGGGTGCTGGTGCAGAACGGCACGCAGACCTCGACCGAGGCCGCCGTGCAGCACCGGGCGTCGGCGATCAGCGACGTCCTCGTACAGGCGGGTTACGCCAGGGCGGCGGCCGACACCTCGGGCGCGCAGTCGGTGGACAAGACGGTCGTGCAGTACCCGAGCGCGGACCTGCAGGGCGACGCCGAGGCCGTCGCCAAGGCCCTCGGGATCCCGACGAGTTCGGTGAAGCAGTCGACCGACGTGTCCGGTGTCACGGTCGTCGTCGGCGCGGACTGGCGCACCGGCACGTCGTATCCCAAGGAGTCGAAGCCGAAGGCCGGGGACATCCCGGACGGCACCGACGCCGTCAACGGCGCGGACACGTCGAAGTGCATGGACGTCTACGGGCCCTACCGGTGGTGA
- a CDS encoding acyl-CoA thioesterase: protein MTDQATGAEPDMEVDIPGKPTSASRTTLSHIMTHNDTNLLGTVHGGVIMKLVDDAAGAVAGRHSGGPAVTASMDEMAFLEPVRVGDLVHVKAQVNWTGRTSMEVGVRVLAERWNESAPPTQVGSAYLVFAAVDADGKPRRVPPVLPETDRDRRRYQEAQIRRTHRLARRRAIRELREQRAAEGFED from the coding sequence ATGACAGACCAGGCCACGGGCGCGGAACCGGACATGGAAGTGGACATTCCGGGTAAGCCGACGTCCGCCTCGCGCACCACCCTCAGCCACATCATGACCCACAACGACACCAACCTCCTCGGCACGGTGCACGGCGGGGTGATCATGAAGCTGGTCGACGACGCGGCGGGCGCGGTGGCCGGCCGCCACTCCGGCGGTCCCGCCGTCACCGCGTCCATGGACGAGATGGCCTTCCTGGAGCCGGTCCGCGTCGGCGATCTGGTCCATGTGAAGGCCCAGGTGAACTGGACCGGCCGCACCTCCATGGAGGTCGGTGTGCGCGTCCTCGCCGAACGCTGGAACGAGTCCGCCCCGCCCACCCAGGTCGGCTCGGCCTACCTGGTCTTCGCGGCCGTCGACGCCGACGGCAAGCCACGCCGCGTCCCGCCGGTGCTCCCGGAGACCGACCGGGACCGGCGGCGGTATCAGGAGGCGCAGATCCGCCGTACTCACCGGCTGGCGCGGCGGCGGGCGATCAGGGAGCTGCGGGAGCAGAGGGCGGCCGAAGGGTTCGAGGACTAG
- a CDS encoding class I SAM-dependent methyltransferase, translated as MAQTVFDRSERRAWAGQADAYAASFAKLCAYAVPGLLRAAGVREGARVLDVGTGTGTVAAAACERGANVTAVDADPGMVARAAQAVPDAHVRLAALPRLPFADDEFDAVIGNFVLNHVGQPREALKELRRVTRPGGLIAVTIWAVPPAAGQALLGRAVQAAGVTRPAHLPALAPEDDFPRTEQGLAALLGEAGLRNAACDTLAWDHRTTREEWWSGPAAGVATIGQIVTSQASAVIAEIKGHFDLLCAEFTGPDGALVLPHAALMAHGQA; from the coding sequence ATGGCGCAGACGGTGTTCGATCGGTCCGAGCGGCGGGCGTGGGCAGGGCAGGCCGACGCCTATGCCGCGAGTTTCGCCAAGCTCTGTGCGTATGCCGTGCCCGGCCTTCTCCGAGCTGCCGGAGTTCGAGAGGGAGCCCGGGTCCTCGATGTGGGAACGGGCACCGGCACTGTCGCGGCAGCCGCGTGTGAGCGAGGAGCGAACGTCACAGCGGTGGACGCCGATCCGGGCATGGTCGCCCGAGCCGCGCAGGCGGTCCCGGATGCCCACGTGCGGCTTGCCGCGCTCCCCCGGCTTCCGTTCGCCGACGACGAGTTCGACGCCGTGATCGGCAACTTCGTCCTCAACCACGTCGGACAGCCCCGGGAAGCCCTGAAAGAGCTGCGCCGGGTGACGCGCCCCGGTGGTCTCATAGCGGTGACGATCTGGGCGGTGCCCCCGGCCGCCGGGCAGGCCCTCCTCGGCAGGGCCGTCCAGGCGGCAGGCGTCACCCGCCCCGCTCATCTGCCGGCTCTCGCTCCCGAAGACGACTTCCCACGCACCGAGCAGGGCCTTGCCGCGCTGCTGGGCGAGGCCGGACTGCGGAATGCCGCCTGCGACACCCTGGCCTGGGACCACCGGACGACGCGCGAGGAATGGTGGAGCGGACCGGCCGCCGGAGTGGCGACCATCGGGCAGATCGTGACGAGTCAGGCTTCTGCCGTCATCGCGGAAATCAAGGGACACTTCGACCTGCTGTGCGCGGAGTTCACCGGCCCCGACGGCGCGCTGGTGCTGCCTCACGCGGCTCTGATGGCGCACGGCCAGGCATGA
- a CDS encoding acyl-CoA dehydrogenase family protein has product MAGSADFDLYRPSEEHDMLRDAVRSLVEAKIAPYAAAVDEEARFPQEALDALVANDLHAVHVPEEYGGAGADALATVIVIEEVARACVSSSLIPAVNKLGSLPVILSGGEELKKKYLTPLAKGDAMFSYCLSEPEAGSDAGGMKTKAVRDGDHWVLNGVKRWITNAGVSEYYTVMAVTDPEKRTKGISAFVVEKSDEGVSFGAPEKKLGIKGSPTREVYFDNVRIPADRMIGAEGTGFATAMKTLDHTRITIAAQALGVAQGAFDYAKGYVQERKQFGKAIADFQGIQFMLADMSMKISAARALTYQAAAASERGDADLTYLGAAAKCFASDVAMEVTTDAVQLLGGYGYTRDYPVERMMRDAKITQIYEGTNQVQRIVMARNLP; this is encoded by the coding sequence GTGGCCGGATCGGCTGACTTCGACCTGTACCGCCCGTCCGAGGAGCACGACATGCTCCGCGACGCCGTCCGCTCCCTGGTCGAGGCGAAGATCGCGCCGTACGCCGCGGCGGTGGACGAGGAGGCCCGCTTCCCGCAGGAGGCCCTCGACGCCCTCGTCGCCAACGACCTGCACGCCGTGCACGTCCCCGAGGAGTACGGCGGCGCCGGCGCCGACGCGCTCGCCACGGTCATCGTGATCGAGGAGGTGGCCCGCGCCTGCGTGTCCTCCTCCCTCATCCCGGCCGTGAACAAGCTCGGCTCCCTCCCGGTGATCCTCTCCGGCGGCGAGGAGCTGAAGAAGAAGTACCTGACCCCGCTCGCCAAGGGCGACGCGATGTTCTCGTACTGCCTCTCCGAGCCGGAGGCGGGCTCGGACGCGGGCGGCATGAAGACCAAGGCCGTGCGCGACGGCGACCACTGGGTCCTCAACGGCGTCAAGCGCTGGATCACCAACGCGGGCGTGTCGGAGTACTACACGGTCATGGCGGTGACGGACCCGGAGAAGCGCACCAAGGGCATCTCGGCGTTCGTCGTCGAGAAGTCGGACGAGGGCGTCTCCTTCGGCGCCCCGGAGAAGAAGCTCGGCATCAAGGGCTCCCCGACCCGCGAGGTCTACTTCGACAACGTCCGCATCCCCGCCGACCGCATGATCGGCGCCGAGGGCACCGGCTTCGCCACCGCCATGAAGACCCTGGACCACACCCGCATCACCATCGCCGCCCAGGCGCTCGGTGTCGCGCAGGGCGCCTTCGACTACGCCAAGGGCTACGTCCAGGAGCGCAAGCAGTTCGGCAAGGCGATCGCCGACTTCCAGGGCATCCAGTTCATGCTCGCCGACATGTCCATGAAGATCTCGGCGGCCCGCGCCCTCACCTACCAGGCCGCCGCCGCCTCCGAGCGCGGCGACGCCGACCTCACCTACCTGGGCGCCGCCGCCAAGTGCTTCGCCTCGGACGTGGCCATGGAGGTCACGACGGACGCCGTCCAGCTGCTCGGCGGGTACGGGTACACGCGGGACTATCCGGTGGAGCGGATGATGCGCGACGCCAAGATCACCCAGATATACGAGGGCACGAACCAGGTCCAGCGGATCGTGATGGCCCGCAACCTGCCGTAA
- a CDS encoding four-helix bundle copper-binding protein: MAQPTMTPMTQQMQDCVDACMTAHSMCEETMSSCMQMGGQAQMQIMRALMDCSETTRMCADMMMRRSPMSGEMCAMCATACDMCVEACMRMPDDPQMKRCADACRRASEMCRAMAGAGM; the protein is encoded by the coding sequence ATGGCCCAGCCCACGATGACACCCATGACCCAGCAGATGCAGGACTGCGTCGACGCCTGCATGACCGCGCACAGCATGTGCGAGGAGACCATGAGTTCCTGCATGCAGATGGGCGGTCAGGCCCAGATGCAGATCATGCGCGCGCTCATGGACTGCTCCGAGACCACTCGGATGTGCGCCGACATGATGATGCGCCGCTCGCCGATGTCGGGCGAGATGTGCGCGATGTGCGCCACGGCGTGCGACATGTGCGTCGAGGCGTGTATGCGGATGCCGGACGACCCGCAGATGAAGCGGTGCGCGGACGCGTGTCGCCGCGCGTCCGAGATGTGCCGCGCCATGGCGGGCGCCGGCATGTGA
- a CDS encoding LCP family protein: MNDWPEGWSDDNRGPRYGRGSAGAQPDGAQVMRQVRRGPAVPPGQRSAYGDPGPAAPPYGAGVPQQPSYVDGQGHDEGAGYDSGYNTGQVYGGGRRGGGFVPNDNDPDPELDRYRPRPNWRRRIKWTAITLASVIVITSVATYFWADSKLRREVDLSQVIDRPASGSGTNYLIVGSDSREGMSKADEKKLHTGSAEGKRTDSMMILHVGDNGDTLVSLPRDSNVTVPSYKGSTSGKVYPATGRQEKLNATYAEDGPTLLVRTIEANTGLHIDHYVEIGFQGFANIVDAVGGVEINIDKGFSDKWSGANFKAGKQTLNGAQALAFVRTRHAFAASDLQRTKNQQKFLSALAHQVATPSTILNPFTFYPVMGAGLDSLIVDKDMSLWDLASMFWAMKGVQGGGGTSLNMPISGSVGGNLVWDKAKVKTLVDELNNDQKVTVSGN, encoded by the coding sequence ATGAATGACTGGCCCGAGGGATGGTCCGACGACAACCGCGGACCCCGCTACGGACGCGGGAGTGCCGGCGCGCAGCCGGACGGCGCCCAGGTGATGCGTCAGGTGCGACGCGGCCCGGCGGTACCGCCCGGGCAGCGCTCGGCGTACGGCGACCCCGGCCCGGCGGCGCCGCCGTACGGGGCCGGTGTCCCGCAGCAGCCGTCGTACGTGGACGGGCAGGGACACGACGAGGGAGCCGGCTACGACAGCGGCTACAACACCGGGCAGGTCTACGGCGGCGGCCGGCGGGGCGGCGGCTTCGTACCCAACGACAACGACCCGGACCCGGAGCTCGACCGGTACCGGCCGCGTCCGAACTGGCGGCGGCGGATCAAGTGGACCGCGATCACGCTGGCGAGCGTGATCGTCATCACCTCGGTCGCGACCTACTTCTGGGCCGACTCCAAGCTGCGCCGCGAGGTCGACCTGTCCCAGGTGATCGACCGCCCGGCGTCGGGCTCGGGCACGAACTACCTGATCGTCGGCTCGGACAGCCGCGAGGGCATGTCCAAGGCAGACGAGAAGAAGCTGCACACCGGCTCCGCCGAGGGCAAGCGCACGGACTCGATGATGATCCTGCACGTCGGCGACAACGGCGACACGCTGGTCTCGCTGCCCCGCGACTCGAACGTGACCGTGCCGTCATACAAGGGCTCGACGTCCGGGAAGGTCTACCCCGCCACGGGCCGGCAGGAGAAGCTCAACGCGACCTACGCCGAGGACGGACCGACGCTGCTGGTGCGCACGATCGAGGCCAACACCGGTCTGCACATCGACCACTACGTGGAGATCGGCTTCCAGGGCTTCGCGAACATCGTGGACGCGGTCGGCGGCGTCGAGATCAACATCGACAAGGGCTTCTCGGACAAGTGGTCCGGCGCGAACTTCAAGGCGGGCAAGCAGACACTGAACGGCGCGCAGGCCCTCGCCTTCGTCCGCACCCGGCACGCCTTCGCCGCGTCCGACCTGCAGCGCACCAAGAACCAGCAGAAGTTCCTGTCGGCGCTGGCCCACCAGGTGGCCACCCCGTCGACGATCCTGAACCCCTTCACGTTCTACCCGGTGATGGGCGCGGGTCTGGACTCCCTGATCGTCGACAAGGACATGTCCCTGTGGGACCTGGCCTCGATGTTCTGGGCGATGAAGGGCGTCCAGGGCGGCGGCGGCACGTCGCTGAACATGCCGATCTCCGGTTCCGTCGGCGGCAACCTCGTCTGGGACAAGGCGAAGGTCAAGACCCTGGTGGACGAGCTGAACAACGACCAGAAGGTCACCGTCTCCGGCAACTGA
- a CDS encoding LCP family protein — protein MRAVSTLSVVVLASAGIGHAVISSLDAGIARVDAFKDMKNRPRAGHGMNVLLVGTDGRDRITEQERRAFRLGGAACHCTDTMMIVHISENRERATVVSLPRDSYAEVPARTDPATGQQHPAHAIRLNAAYAEGGPQLTIRTVENMTHVKIDHYLEVDFRSFMKTVDVLGGVKICTPNPLKDAYSGLDLTPGTHTLTGGQALQYVRARHVDGTSDLGRMKRQQRFLAALIEKTASSGVLLNPMRFRDVTRAVLGSVRADEGFGTDELLDLGRAMRDFSPSSSEFTTVPIGQLNYEVKGLGSTLKWDPAKADQLFTSLRDDKPLTKDQPSPQHHTGPAPAPPAPATPVEVDPGQVRVQVENGTGTSGLAKRVDAALAGTGFATTHRPTTAASHVPHTVISYDPRFDKSARALAAALPGSELRPVPGQGQLLRVTAGADFKDVHRVRFEDPGQPQPTPVRGNEVVC, from the coding sequence ATGCGGGCGGTGTCCACCCTGTCCGTGGTGGTGCTCGCCTCGGCCGGGATCGGGCACGCGGTGATCAGCAGCCTGGACGCGGGCATCGCCCGGGTCGACGCGTTCAAGGACATGAAGAACCGGCCCCGGGCGGGTCACGGCATGAACGTGCTGCTGGTCGGCACCGACGGCCGCGACCGGATCACCGAGCAGGAGCGGCGCGCGTTCCGGCTGGGCGGGGCGGCCTGTCACTGCACGGACACGATGATGATCGTGCACATCTCGGAGAACCGGGAGCGGGCCACCGTGGTGAGCCTGCCGCGTGACTCCTACGCCGAGGTACCCGCGCGGACCGACCCGGCCACCGGGCAGCAGCACCCGGCACACGCCATCAGGCTGAACGCCGCGTACGCCGAGGGCGGCCCCCAACTGACCATCCGCACGGTCGAGAACATGACCCATGTGAAGATCGACCACTATCTGGAGGTCGACTTCAGGAGCTTCATGAAGACCGTGGACGTCCTCGGCGGAGTGAAGATCTGCACGCCGAACCCGCTGAAGGACGCGTACAGCGGCCTCGACCTCACACCCGGCACGCACACCCTCACGGGCGGGCAGGCGCTGCAGTACGTACGCGCCCGGCACGTCGACGGCACGAGCGACCTGGGGCGGATGAAGCGGCAGCAGAGGTTCCTGGCCGCGCTGATCGAGAAGACCGCCTCCTCCGGGGTGCTGCTGAACCCGATGCGGTTCCGGGACGTGACCCGGGCGGTGCTCGGTTCGGTCCGCGCCGACGAGGGCTTCGGCACCGACGAGCTGCTCGACCTCGGCCGGGCCATGCGGGACTTCTCACCCTCCTCGTCCGAGTTCACCACGGTGCCCATCGGGCAGCTGAACTACGAGGTCAAGGGCCTCGGCTCGACCCTGAAGTGGGACCCGGCGAAGGCGGACCAGCTGTTCACGTCCCTGCGCGACGACAAACCGCTCACCAAGGACCAGCCCTCGCCCCAGCATCACACCGGCCCCGCGCCGGCCCCGCCGGCCCCGGCGACCCCGGTGGAGGTGGATCCGGGGCAGGTCCGCGTCCAGGTGGAGAACGGCACGGGGACCTCCGGGCTGGCCAAGCGGGTGGACGCCGCGCTGGCGGGGACGGGGTTCGCGACGACGCACCGGCCGACGACGGCCGCATCTCATGTGCCGCACACCGTGATCTCCTACGACCCCCGGTTCGACAAGTCCGCGCGTGCGCTGGCCGCCGCGCTGCCCGGGTCCGAGCTGCGGCCCGTTCCCGGCCAGGGGCAGCTGCTGAGGGTGACGGCCGGGGCGGACTTCAAGGACGTGCACAGGGTTCGGTTCGAGGATCCGGGCCAGCCCCAGCCGACGCCGGTGCGCGGCAACGAGGTGGTGTGTTAG